TGGGGTAGTATAGCACATTAGCCCTCTTCTTGCCCTCTGAGAGGTGCTTTATGCTCACCCTCTTTATGCCTGTGTGCCTCCCATTCAGCCTTACCTCTACCACATCAAGGCTTGATAGCTGGGAGATTGCCTTTAAGAGATGTGTAAACCTCTGACCGCTAAACGCCAGCATATCATATATCAGCTGATACTTTGATGCTGTATCCTTGTTCTCTCATCGTGGTGTATGTTGCCACATAGCCCTCATACACCTCCTTATCTGTGAGGTGCACCTCTCTGGGCTTGGAGGATGGCACCCACACCTTGTTTAGCCAGCTATCCCAGTTCTGCCCTCCAATCTCATAAAAATTTAGATAGTTGAAGAAAGCCCTCAAGCCCTTTGCCAATGGGTCTTTGTTGTGCTCAGCCAGCCACTTGCTAAGCTCCACGGGGGTTGTGATGGGCTCAATCTCTCCCCTCTCATACGGCTCTATGAGGTTTAGCTCCACAGAGCGCAGCCACCCCTCTGCGGTACTGCTTTAAATCAGCTCTATGTTGCTTGAAAAACTCTTGTAGGACGAATGGGGATGATTGAAGCCCGATTAGCTCCGATTGTGGCGAGAGAAGCCCATAATCTGCCTCTGCCTTCACAAGGCAGCGCTCTGCCCCTGAGCTACGAGCCCTTCAACAGCGGAGACTTGGGCTCCATTGCCACCTTCCCTCACCACTGCTGATATATAACTGTTCTCAAGCTGTGGAAGCCCTGTGCGCTTTTGGTGATGTGGCACATTCCACGTCAAGCATCAGAAGTAAGAAAAGCCACCCATTAGGAGGGGGTGTGGGTGGGCCCCTGCTGGGCTCCACCCAACAAGGGGGGAGGGGCAATAGTACACACAAAGTATATAAGCGTTTCTCAGGCGGCAGAATGGGAGGGCAGAGTGAGAGTACACTCCACAGACAGTCCCCCACAAAGGTATTATATATTTTTGCCCGATAGTGAGATAGGGGAGAGATATGAGGGCTATCATTGTGCTGTTGCTTTCTGCTTTGCTCCTCGTACTCAGCTGTGGCACTGCGTCATCGAGCACGCTGTACGTGCCAGATGGATATCCCACCATTCAGGCTGCGGTGGACAACGCCACCGCTGGGGACACGATAGTCATCAGAAACGGAACGTATCTCGAGAACGTTGTGGTGAACAAGAGCATCACGATAACCTCCGATAGCGGACCAGACTACACAACTGTCAACGCATCCAACGAGAGCGACAACGTGTTCACAATCACCGCATCCAACGTCAGCATAACGGGGCTCACCATAGGGAGGGCAAGGGACGTCGCCATTAGGGCGGGTGTGTATCTTGGAGGGGTGCAGAACTGCACAATCTCGAACAACGTGATAACAGGCAACGCACGGGGCATCTATGTGAGTGGTGGAGGGCATCACAACATATCGCACAACCGCATAGAGTCAAACAGCGTTGCTGGAATATACATGTACTACTCCTCCCACAACACCATCACGGACAGCTACATGGGCTCGAACGGCGTGGGCGTTTGCCTCGACTACTACTGCGACTACAACACGCTGTACAACAACTCAATCCAGCACAACAGCGGTGAGGGCGTATACCTTGACTACTCCTCCCACAACACCATCGCCAACTGCTCGCTCATTAACAACAGTGGTGAGGGCGAGGTATACCTCTACTTATCCGACTACAACACCATCGAAAACAGCTCGCTCATGAGCGGCAACCTATCATATGGTGGCG
This window of the Methermicoccus shengliensis DSM 18856 genome carries:
- a CDS encoding NosD domain-containing protein, producing MRAIIVLLLSALLLVLSCGTASSSTLYVPDGYPTIQAAVDNATAGDTIVIRNGTYLENVVVNKSITITSDSGPDYTTVNASNESDNVFTITASNVSITGLTIGRARDVAIRAGVYLGGVQNCTISNNVITGNARGIYVSGGGHHNISHNRIESNSVAGIYMYYSSHNTITDSYMGSNGVGVCLDYYCDYNTLYNNSIQHNSGEGVYLDYSSHNTIANCSLINNSGEGEVYLYLSDYNTIENSSLMSGNLSYGGGRGMFMDGADHCTIRGNIIRCNYVGIYLYSGCDNNLIYNNLFNHSQYDAYVSDARFNRWNITKTPGRNIVGGPYLGGNYWSTYNGTDTNGDGLGDTPYTVAGLNVDYLPLVRPAGPSPPVALFHTLHEINNVGVPVRFISDSYDRDGTIVSWTWDFGDGTNATGENVSHTYSAYRWDATNSTYLPYSVSLTVVDNSSANNTTTRAVMVYMAGGMQMEMAG